In Podospora pseudopauciseta strain CBS 411.78 chromosome 3, whole genome shotgun sequence, one genomic interval encodes:
- a CDS encoding hypothetical protein (EggNog:ENOG503NYK2; COG:S) has product MPSIQIPTAMPSSPDGLLPSPSSMSSSPRSGRSRGASLNLKLDLSNLPPLEKPTTPTNTLLITDLDPDCFRPENLAVIRDALNKTAPVRHFSPLKFAARIQVVFSTEQEAIAVRREWDEREVMGRPCRVCFGMQINLETINNKEDQHLALPDAGRLFFISPPPSPPHGWESRTEDAPNTMVHAEDLADALAKLRHSNDPNSGVNINQRGDVSPVSPTTQGGGQRTKRSRSSTLIFQPQPVIGMGGESPNLPCVTVDDMTDEGLEDDADVMDISPVNIAAPRPIMAHTARPPVELMEH; this is encoded by the coding sequence ATGCCTTCGATTCAGATACCCACCGCCAtgccctcctctccagacggactcctcccctctcccagcAGCATGTCCAGCTCCCCACGATCTGGCCGCTCTCGGGGCGCCTCTCTCAACCTCAAGCTcgacctctccaacctcccaccGCTGGAGaagccaacaacacccaccaacaccctcctcatcaccgaccTCGACCCCGACTGCTTCCGTCCCGAGAACCTCGCCGTCATCAGAGACGCCCTCAACAAAACCGCCCCAGTCCGCCACTTCTCCCCACTAAAATTCGCCGCCCGCATCCAGGTCGTCTTCTCGACCGAGCAAGAAGCCATCGCCGTCCGTCGGGAATGGGACGAGAGGGAAGTCATGGGCCGCCCTTGCCGCGTCTGCTTCGGCATGCAAATCAATCTCGagaccatcaacaacaaggagGACCAGCACCTCGCCTTGCCCGACGCCGGGAGGTTGTTTTTCatttctcctcccccatcgccTCCCCACGGCTGGGAGTCCCGGACAGAGGACGCGCCTAATACCATGGTCCACGCGGAGGACTTGGCGGATGCGCTGGCCAAGCTGAGGCATTCGAATGATCCCAATAGCGGGGTGAATATTAACCAGAGGGGGGATGTCAGTCCCGTCAGCCCTACTACGCAAGGGGGCGGTcagaggacgaagaggagcaggagctcGACCTTGATCTTCCAGCCGCAGCCTGtgattgggatgggaggggagagcCCGAACTTGCCGTGTGTGACGGTGGATGACATGACGGATGAGGGGCTGGAGGATGATGCGGATGTTATGGACATCAGCCCGGTCAATATCGCGGCGCCAAGGCCGATCATGGCGCACACGGCCAGGCCGCCGGTCGAGTTGATGGAGCATTGA